In Candidatus Korarchaeota archaeon NZ13-K, a genomic segment contains:
- a CDS encoding peptidase M24 family protein — MYPKEELESRVRRLRRWMARRDLDLCLFTSGPNMLYLSGTMESELLVVPMDGEPYLIARYAFGDEIAKERSPFHVEVYKPFFGLSRSELEEPNPFKVLVERTGDVKRVAVDFIERREMLERMRRVFRRGKKSVAVIDARQQLSRMRSIKSEYEVSLMRESASISIRALESIDISPKMSEREVANLLEFEMRRLGADGSSFPTIVASGMNSFNAHHIPTERRISEGDILLIDFGARYKGYCIDITRTYFIGTPNAEFLERYQAVLDAQLRAIDHIRGGAPFERPDIEARKILRDRGLLDYYVHSLGHGLGIEIHEEIRLLVGRRGLLEEGMVVTDEPGIYIRGWGGIRIEDTVLVGRNRGVPLTDKLPKDPDYMRR, encoded by the coding sequence ATGTACCCAAAGGAGGAACTCGAGTCCAGGGTTAGGAGACTCAGGAGATGGATGGCGAGGAGGGATCTGGACCTCTGCCTCTTCACGTCGGGTCCCAACATGCTCTACCTCTCCGGAACGATGGAATCCGAGCTCCTGGTTGTTCCCATGGACGGGGAGCCATACCTGATAGCTAGGTACGCCTTCGGCGATGAGATAGCCAAGGAGAGGTCCCCCTTCCACGTCGAGGTCTACAAGCCCTTCTTCGGGTTGAGCAGGTCGGAGCTCGAGGAGCCCAATCCCTTCAAGGTCCTGGTTGAGAGGACTGGCGACGTCAAGAGGGTGGCCGTGGATTTCATCGAGAGGAGGGAGATGCTCGAGAGGATGAGGAGGGTCTTCAGGAGGGGCAAGAAGAGCGTGGCCGTGATAGATGCCAGGCAGCAGTTGAGCAGGATGAGGTCGATAAAGAGCGAGTATGAGGTGAGTCTCATGAGGGAGAGCGCCTCCATCTCCATAAGGGCCCTGGAGAGCATCGATATTTCCCCGAAGATGAGCGAGAGGGAGGTGGCCAATCTCCTAGAGTTCGAGATGAGGAGGCTGGGAGCCGACGGCAGCAGCTTCCCAACGATAGTAGCCAGCGGGATGAACTCCTTCAACGCTCATCACATACCAACGGAGAGGAGGATCTCCGAGGGGGATATCCTCCTGATAGACTTCGGGGCCAGGTATAAGGGTTACTGCATCGATATAACCAGGACATACTTCATCGGGACGCCCAACGCAGAGTTCTTGGAGAGATATCAGGCCGTCCTCGATGCCCAACTCAGGGCGATCGATCACATCAGAGGAGGGGCCCCTTTCGAGAGACCTGACATAGAGGCGAGGAAGATTCTGAGGGATCGCGGGCTCCTGGACTACTACGTCCACTCCCTGGGTCACGGTCTGGGCATAGAGATACATGAGGAGATAAGGTTGCTCGTTGGGAGGAGGGGACTTCTGGAGGAGGGCATGGTCGTGACCGATGAGCCCGGGATTTACATCAGGGGATGGGGTGGGATAAGGATAGAGGACACCGTGCTCGTCGGCAGGAACAGGGGGGTGCCGCTGACGGATAAGCTCCCCAAGGACCCTGACTACATGAGGAGGTAG
- a CDS encoding class I SAM-dependent rRNA methyltransferase has protein sequence MRWSLTGEVFLKGEGPERVRSGQLNIYKKWLGSLRGPVAEGDLVAIRDEAGEFLGMGFYENVGSIAVRVLSRELGDPAVIIEERLRESLSLREKLKLDNFFRWVYSEADSLPGLIVDVYDDVVVLSSTSLGIDLRIEGIASMVDRIYGPSSIVLRNDSRPRKEVGLPLERRLVKGSKTRAVIREGTALFNVDTMEGQKTGFFIDQRMNRIRLEELIGPGDRVLDLFSYTGGFALHAALAGARVTAVEESEYAVSEMRRNLVLNSVEAEAIRSRVREFLERDQDLYDFVIVDPPAFAPSRDMVGTARRTYFAVNAAALSRVAPGGLVMTSSCSLFISKEEFREIVESSSRRAGREIKILEELRPSPDHPFDPKHPWTLYLKGLLLQVV, from the coding sequence TTGCGCTGGAGCCTGACGGGAGAGGTTTTCCTCAAGGGAGAGGGTCCCGAGAGGGTGAGGAGCGGCCAGCTGAACATTTACAAGAAGTGGTTGGGCTCCCTGAGGGGCCCTGTCGCTGAGGGAGATCTCGTAGCCATCAGGGACGAGGCGGGCGAGTTCCTCGGCATGGGTTTCTATGAGAACGTCGGGAGCATAGCGGTCAGGGTCCTCAGCAGGGAGCTTGGGGATCCAGCCGTCATAATCGAGGAGAGGCTGAGGGAGTCCCTCAGTTTGAGGGAAAAGCTGAAGCTGGATAACTTCTTCAGATGGGTTTACAGCGAGGCTGATTCCCTGCCCGGATTGATAGTGGACGTTTACGATGATGTCGTGGTCCTCTCATCCACCTCGCTAGGGATCGACCTGAGGATCGAGGGGATAGCCTCTATGGTGGACAGGATCTACGGGCCCTCCTCGATCGTGTTGAGGAACGACAGCAGGCCTAGGAAGGAGGTGGGCCTACCCTTGGAGAGGAGGCTCGTCAAGGGAAGTAAGACGAGGGCCGTCATAAGGGAGGGAACGGCCCTGTTCAACGTGGACACCATGGAGGGACAGAAGACCGGATTCTTCATAGACCAGAGGATGAACAGGATCAGGTTGGAGGAGCTGATCGGCCCTGGCGATAGGGTTCTCGATCTTTTCAGCTACACCGGAGGCTTCGCCCTGCACGCGGCCCTAGCAGGGGCTCGCGTGACCGCTGTGGAGGAGTCGGAGTACGCGGTGTCCGAGATGAGGAGAAACCTCGTCCTGAACTCCGTCGAGGCTGAAGCGATCAGATCTAGGGTCAGGGAGTTCCTCGAGAGGGATCAGGATCTCTACGATTTCGTGATCGTGGATCCGCCCGCCTTCGCCCCCAGCAGGGATATGGTTGGGACCGCCAGGAGGACCTACTTCGCGGTCAACGCAGCGGCCCTCTCCAGGGTGGCCCCGGGGGGTCTCGTCATGACGAGCTCCTGCAGCCTGTTCATATCCAAGGAGGAGTTCAGGGAGATAGTGGAGAGCTCCTCCAGACGCGCTGGGAGGGAGATAAAGATCCTAGAGGAGCTTCGTCCCTCCCCAGATCATCCATTCGACCCCAAGCATCCCTGGACGCTATACCTGAAGGGTCTCCTGCTCCAAGTGGTTTGA
- a CDS encoding AbrB/MazE/SpoVT family DNA-binding domain-containing protein translates to MPYVKLRVKRWRMEEREYMSYQITAPKRLIERLGWKVGDMLQVRVREGELVYSRVDRRPLSNHLEQETLQV, encoded by the coding sequence ATGCCCTACGTGAAGCTCAGGGTGAAGAGGTGGAGGATGGAGGAGAGGGAATACATGAGCTACCAGATAACTGCACCCAAGAGACTGATCGAGAGGCTCGGATGGAAAGTGGGAGATATGCTCCAGGTCAGGGTGAGGGAGGGAGAGCTCGTCTACTCCAGGGTTGATAGGAGGCCCCTTTCAAACCACTTGGAGCAGGAGACCCTTCAGGTATAG
- the rgy gene encoding reverse gyrase, whose product MAMIPAVFLELCPPSGELRTHERKICIEEDLKRISSELEGFKRFFESCLGSPPWEVQLMWAKRALARRSFAAIAPTGVGKTVFGLITSLYFSYRGWGKSYLILPTSLLVDQVHSNLLRYISSSGIDLKVLPYRSRMNGRERSEFLSSLESGDFDVLVTTSQYLSVNHELLRRSVDRFSLIFVDDVDSFLKNSRNVDKVLQLMGFSEEDIRRASHGEEVRGEVDSVLIVSTATGKPGKRVALFRSLLGFDVGVVRPELLRNVADLFTSNRDDLGEFARRMGGGFLLFVPSMSLADEAMELMESVGFRGEVVHGYEEGKVREFSEGRLDFLVGAAKPYGVLVRGVDLPKRIRYVIFYGAPRFELTLGEVEGIEEPFLSSLFLTLSRAMGEDARRLAMRIRRNPREEDLRRARQMIEELFSDEERLRSVSSAADVVVEAGKIMIPDIRTYIQGSGRTSRLFPGGITRGASLLWDDEPMLTAFIKRARAQELDPLPLNEVDLEGLRREIDESRRMLSSMRSGYEYANLLRTAVFIVESPNKARTIAKFFGRPSRRFVNGIPAYEVTTGSYVLTVVASGGHVVDLSTTSGYHGVLIERVDGRDVFVPVYSSIRRCNSCGNQFTDLNRCPRCGSDDIRDSRSVIEVLRRLSFEASRVIIGTDPDTEGEKIAWDIYQLIRDASEEIYRAEFHEVTKSAITEALRNLRDVNERMVGAQVVRRIEDRWIGFELSAEVQERFGRRYLSAGRAQTPVLGWVIERYREHQRKRTITVLRGDELFLRLEGRVGEPGPSKVEVKVLRTEEETVRPPPPFTTDAMLSEANRLFRMGASRTMQLAQFLFEAGLITYHRTDSPRVSDAGMRVASVVLRDGFIPRRWGEGGAHECIRPTKPLSMEELIDYVREGILAVEGLTRDHLRLYNLIFRRFMASQSREGTLVRQVVSLRVGESVFEVSRLIGARGGWLDWYPFHYTIEPELRDGIYEVIVEHQQVPAAPLYTQSDLIALMKERGIGRPSTYATIVEKILQRGYVIERRERLIPTRLGIEVYDFLSKNFPDLISEERTRILEKKMDSVEEGISDYQDLLNELYNEIKEKVVSRRSGG is encoded by the coding sequence ATGGCGATGATACCAGCGGTGTTCCTAGAGCTCTGCCCACCTTCCGGGGAGCTGAGGACACATGAGAGGAAAATATGCATTGAGGAGGACCTGAAGCGCATATCCTCGGAGTTGGAGGGATTCAAAAGGTTCTTCGAATCCTGTCTGGGTTCACCTCCCTGGGAGGTCCAGTTGATGTGGGCCAAGCGGGCGCTGGCCAGGAGGAGCTTCGCGGCCATAGCTCCGACCGGCGTCGGGAAAACAGTGTTCGGGTTGATAACAAGCCTCTACTTCTCCTACCGAGGATGGGGAAAGTCCTATCTCATCCTCCCAACCTCCCTCCTGGTTGACCAGGTCCACTCGAACCTGCTCAGATACATCAGCTCCTCGGGGATCGACCTGAAGGTCCTCCCCTACAGGAGCAGGATGAACGGGAGGGAGAGGAGCGAGTTCCTCTCCTCCCTGGAGTCAGGGGATTTTGACGTCCTCGTGACCACATCCCAGTACCTCTCGGTGAACCATGAACTCCTGAGGAGGTCCGTGGATAGGTTTTCCCTGATATTCGTGGACGATGTGGATTCCTTCCTGAAGAACTCGAGGAACGTTGACAAGGTCCTGCAGCTGATGGGCTTCAGCGAGGAGGATATAAGGAGGGCTTCACATGGAGAGGAGGTTCGAGGTGAGGTTGACAGTGTCCTCATAGTCTCAACAGCGACTGGAAAGCCTGGAAAAAGGGTTGCCCTGTTCAGATCCCTCCTGGGGTTTGACGTCGGGGTCGTGAGGCCCGAGCTTCTCAGGAACGTCGCGGATCTGTTCACGAGCAACAGGGATGATCTTGGGGAGTTCGCCCGAAGGATGGGCGGTGGGTTCCTCCTCTTCGTCCCCAGCATGTCCCTGGCGGATGAGGCCATGGAGCTCATGGAGTCGGTCGGCTTCAGGGGGGAGGTGGTCCACGGGTACGAGGAGGGGAAGGTCAGGGAGTTCAGCGAGGGGAGGCTGGACTTCCTGGTGGGGGCAGCCAAGCCCTACGGTGTCCTGGTCAGGGGGGTGGACCTGCCGAAGAGGATCAGGTACGTCATCTTCTACGGGGCCCCGAGGTTCGAACTCACGCTGGGGGAAGTTGAGGGGATCGAGGAGCCCTTCCTATCATCCCTGTTCCTCACCCTCTCGAGAGCGATGGGTGAGGACGCCAGGAGGCTCGCTATGAGGATCAGGAGGAACCCCAGGGAGGAGGACCTGAGGAGAGCGAGGCAGATGATTGAGGAGCTATTCTCAGACGAGGAGAGGCTCCGCTCAGTTTCGAGCGCGGCTGACGTTGTGGTGGAGGCTGGTAAGATAATGATTCCCGACATCAGGACTTACATACAGGGTTCTGGCAGGACCTCGAGGCTCTTCCCCGGCGGTATAACCAGGGGGGCCAGCCTCCTATGGGACGATGAGCCCATGCTCACGGCCTTCATAAAGAGGGCCAGGGCCCAGGAGCTGGATCCCCTGCCGCTCAACGAGGTGGACCTGGAGGGGCTCAGGAGGGAGATAGATGAGAGCAGGAGGATGCTTTCCTCCATGAGGAGCGGCTATGAGTACGCTAACCTACTTAGAACTGCGGTCTTCATAGTGGAGAGCCCAAACAAAGCAAGAACAATCGCCAAGTTCTTCGGAAGGCCTAGTAGGAGGTTCGTGAATGGCATACCTGCCTACGAGGTGACCACCGGGAGCTACGTCCTCACGGTGGTCGCCAGCGGAGGGCACGTGGTGGATCTCTCGACCACCTCGGGTTATCACGGTGTTCTCATTGAGAGGGTCGATGGCAGGGACGTCTTCGTGCCAGTTTACTCCTCCATAAGGAGGTGCAATTCCTGCGGCAACCAGTTCACCGATTTGAACAGGTGCCCGAGGTGCGGCTCCGATGACATAAGGGATAGCAGGAGCGTCATAGAGGTCCTCAGGAGACTCAGCTTCGAGGCCTCCAGGGTGATAATAGGAACCGATCCGGACACTGAGGGGGAGAAGATAGCTTGGGACATATATCAGCTCATAAGGGACGCCTCCGAGGAGATATACAGGGCCGAGTTCCACGAGGTGACGAAGAGCGCCATAACGGAGGCCCTTAGGAACCTGAGGGATGTTAACGAGAGGATGGTGGGGGCCCAGGTGGTCAGGAGGATCGAGGACAGGTGGATAGGGTTTGAGCTCAGCGCGGAGGTGCAGGAGAGGTTCGGCAGGAGATACCTGTCGGCGGGGAGGGCTCAAACGCCCGTCCTAGGATGGGTAATAGAGAGGTACAGGGAGCACCAGAGAAAGAGGACGATCACTGTTTTGAGGGGGGATGAGCTCTTTCTCAGGCTGGAGGGAAGGGTGGGTGAGCCTGGGCCATCTAAGGTGGAAGTCAAGGTCCTCAGGACTGAGGAGGAGACCGTCAGACCTCCTCCACCCTTCACCACGGATGCCATGCTGAGCGAGGCCAACAGGCTGTTCAGAATGGGAGCAAGCAGGACGATGCAGCTGGCTCAGTTCCTCTTCGAGGCCGGTCTTATAACCTACCATAGAACGGACAGCCCTAGGGTAAGCGATGCCGGGATGAGGGTGGCCTCCGTTGTCCTGAGGGATGGGTTCATCCCCAGGAGGTGGGGGGAGGGAGGCGCTCACGAGTGCATCAGGCCCACGAAGCCCCTCTCGATGGAGGAACTGATCGATTACGTCAGAGAGGGAATCTTGGCCGTTGAGGGGCTGACGAGGGATCACCTGAGGCTCTACAATCTCATATTCAGGAGATTCATGGCATCCCAGTCCAGGGAAGGTACGTTGGTGAGGCAGGTGGTGAGTCTAAGGGTAGGAGAGAGCGTCTTCGAGGTCAGCAGGTTGATCGGAGCCCGAGGTGGCTGGTTGGACTGGTACCCGTTTCACTACACGATAGAGCCTGAGCTTAGGGATGGGATCTATGAGGTCATCGTGGAGCATCAGCAGGTTCCTGCGGCCCCCCTCTACACGCAGAGCGATCTGATAGCACTCATGAAGGAGAGGGGAATCGGCAGGCCCTCCACATATGCCACGATAGTTGAGAAGATCCTGCAGAGGGGTTACGTGATAGAGAGGAGGGAGAGGCTCATCCCCACGAGGCTAGGGATCGAGGTGTACGATTTCCTCTCCAAGAACTTCCCGGACCTGATAAGTGAGGAAAGAACTAGAATTCTTGAAAAGAAGATGGATAGCGTTGAGGAGGGGATCTCGGACTACCAGGATCTCCTAAATGAGCTCTATAATGAGATAAAGGAGAAGGTCGTCAGTAGGAGGTCAGGAGGTTGA